CAGTAGAAGCAGCATCATTATAGGCAATGGTACTTGTTGTTTGACCGGCGTAGGTAAGTGTGAATGTCCCTCCCGTTGCCCCGGTGACTGTTACGACCTGCTTCTCATTCGTTCCGGTGCCGATCACTACGGCGACCACAAACGGCTTCCCTGCGGTGTCAGCGGTCAGGACCACCGACCCGTCTGCATCGCCCTCTGAGTCAACCCCGACTGAAGCAGTGATTTCGGCAAATTCGGGAATCGTAGAGGCATTCCAGGCGGTGACCACTTCGGTAATTATCTCAGCTCGCGTGCTCCCCGTTGCTGTCACAGAAAGCGTTTTCAATCCGATAGTGAAATTAATCACCTGACCGGCCGCCACATCCGAAGGAAATGTAATCGTATTAACCTGAGCGACTGCCGGGGCACCCCCGATCCAGATGTGTGAAGTCATGTCTCTACTCCTTTAGGTTGCTGCTGGGAACGGTTGATTCCGTTCAAATGTGTAGGTCCAATAAATCGGGAACTCGAACTGAGTGTTGTTAAATCGACGCGGATTGCCTTGGCGAATGTTTCGCCGGTCCGTCTTTTCGTAATCCGCCAAGTGTGGGAACGGGGCATCTGGCTCTGGATAAAATCCAATTCCAGATTTCATGCCCGTCTGCTGGGCAGTGACTAAACTCGTCTCAGTGAGAACCTGTTTTTGGTGCAATCCAGTGAGCGTCGGTAAGTGACCAAACGTTGTACCGCCGGTTCCTGTGTACGACAGGTTTGATTCGTAATTGACGACATAAATATTGTCAGCAGTGCTTGCCGACGCAGGTAGCAAAAACGCCGCCTCGACAACAAACGCATAACTGCGACGATTGACCAGTTCCCCTGGTGCATCGCCGCGAGGAAAGTGCGGCGGAACAACCACGCGGACCCCATAGGCGGTGTCGTCATTCAGCATTTGATGCACTACCTTGTCGCCAATCTTCCAAATCAGATCTCTGTTCGGCTCCCGGTATGCGGCTTCGAACTGATCCATCGCCGTCTTCAACGCAGTCAGCGTATCGGCTTGCAGGACGCCAGTAACGCTCCATGTCTCAATCGAACCGTAAACGAACCCCGTTGAATTCTCCATCGCTCGGCGCGAAATATGGACAGTCACTTCATTATCCGCGTGCTGGTGACTTCCGTAATACAGAATCGATGCCATTATGGACCCCCCTGCAATACAGATCGGTAATCGGCACCCCGTTGGTCCTGCTGAGTCAGTTGCTCTCTGAGTTGGCGGAACGACTCGGAATTCGTGTCCTTGAAGTTCTTCAGCGCCTCAATGAGTGCAAGGTGCTCCTGAACGAACGAATCTGTCGCATTGTTTACCGCGCCGACGACACTGCCGCCTCTCTGCCCTACCTGCTGTGCTCCCTGTTGAGGCACTACGGGCGGCGGTGTGTACTCGACGCCAGCTTGTTCCGCACTGGCTCTCGCGACCTTGTCGACGATCGCAGACAGCGATTCCATGCTGCGCTTCACGCGATTCGTCTGCACGATCATCGCATCTCTGGATTCGCGTTCCTTGCGGATCGACTCGGAAAGTTCCGCACGTTTCTTGTTCTCTTCTGTCCTCGCATCCGCGAGATTCTTTTCGGCGTCTTTAAAACCACCCAAAGCGCGGATTGTACCTGCATCGCCCGCCGATCTCTGTGCCCGGTACTTCTGAGCGATCTCACCGCCGAACGGCGTCTCTTCAAGCTGTTTAACTTCGCGAAACGATAGTCTCTCACCACGGTTCACTTTGTCGGCAATCGATCGTAGATTCCGCTTCTGTGGATCAGCCAGCTTGTCAAACTGTGCCAGCTTCGATTCGCGGTCTGATGCAACTGCTTTCTCGGCAACGGTAACTTGCTCTTTCGCTGCCTTCAATTGTTCCTTCGCTGACTTGACAGCACTCTCATGCTCTTTGTTTTGAGCCTTCAACAGATCAAGCCTGGATCGTGCCGCATCGACGAGCTGTGCCTGCTTCTCGCTCACATTCTCAAGATGCATCAAACGCAATTCATCGTTGTAAGCTTCATTGCGGTTCATGGCGTCGATCTGCTTCTGGTAGTTCTCCTGAGCTGCAGCCTTCGCCTGTGCCACCTCTGCCGCTGCCTGGATCTCCAGTTTCTTCGCTTTCTCAATGTCGGTTCCGGGGCCGAGTGCGATCCGCTGCCGGTTCAGTCCAGAGTAAGCCGAATCCTGCGAAAGCCTGAATGAAAGGCGATCCCGCTGCCGCTCTCGGATTTCCTGGTTTTTGATCTTATTTTCGTCCAGTTCTTTCTGACGCTTTTCGACAGCTTCGTCGGACGAAAACATATCAGACACCGCTTTATACGTTGATTTGAACGCTCCGGTCGGAGACTCGTTGTAAAGCGGCTTGTCGAACAAATCCTTGAAGTAGTTGCCAAAACCCATCCTCTGTGGCCCCGGCGGTTCAGAACCGTGCTTTCGCCCCGTAGAGAGGCTGTTCGTGTAGCTTAGTAACTCCGAGAGCCCATAGCCCAAGGCGCCTCCCAGCGCTACCATGCCGCCGCCAGCCAGAGATGTTCCACCAAGCCTTCCAAGTGCCGCCTTTCCGCTACCAATCAAGGCTCGCCCACCTCGGAACAGTAATCTGCCAGTGCCGCGAGCCACCCCGCCGATGGTGGCTCCACCCACTCGCCCGAGTACCCTGCGGCCCACGCCTTTAACAGCCTTTCCAGCACCACTGTTGAACAGCATACTTCCGACAAGGCTCCCGAAAAACTCATTAGCAAAGCCCCCACCTACGCGGCCTGCTGTTTTCTGAGCCGCTTTTTCAGCAGCCGCCTCAGCGGCCTCTTTCGCGGCCCGGCGAGCCACCATTCGCCCACTGATCACCCCACCGGCCGCCTCCGCTCCAACGCTTGCTGCGAAACCACCGATCCCAGATCCGCCGCCGCTACCGCCACCCGCCAGGGTCGCCTTACCTGCGGCGGTTGCAGCAAGTGCTGCGGGGACAGGCGCTGCCGACAGCAACACCTGTGATGTGCGAAGTGCTTCCTGCGATTCACGCAACGCGACGATAGCCTCGCGGCCTTTCCAGACGAGTTCGGTGAAGCCCTTCATTGCCTTGAAGCCAGCCTGGATCTTAATGAACGTTTTGGCGAACTTTTCGAAGTTCTCTTCGCTCGTGAGGCCGAGGATTGCAGTTCCCTCAACGAGGTCCATGACGCCTTGTAAAGCACCGACGCTCGCTTCTGTTGCCCGCCGAGATCCATCGACCCGTTGTCGCTGTGCGTTTTCAGTCTCTCTCTGGATCTTTTCTTGATAGCGTTTTATTTCGAGAGCCTCTCTTTTAAAAATCGACTCCCGCTGCTTGGCTTCCCTCTCGGCCTTCCTGGTTTTCTCTTTTTCCAATCTCGCGTGTTCGCGTTCCTCTGCTTTCGCCGCCTTCGCTTTCTCGCGCTCCTCACGCTTCCGCGCCTGCTCCCGGTCTCTGGCGGCCTTCGCTTCTAAGCGATCCTTTTCACGCTGCTCTTTTTGGGCAGCTTTGATCTGTTCCCTTAAATTATACTCTCGCTCTCGCTGCTCGTCCCTTGCAACCTGGTCCATCTCGGACTTTGATCTCTTCGCCGCCTTGACACGAATTTTTTCGACATCCTCGACCTGATTGCGCACAACCTTCGCCGTCGATGGATTCCGTGGATCGGAAACCAACTGCAGTGTAATCGCGACATTGCGTTCTGCTTCGGCTGCTGCAATCATTCAGACGCTACCTGGTTATAATAGATGTCAACAAAGTCAGTTCATCAACTCTCTGCTTCTCAGTGACCCGATCCAATACGCTTTGAATCAGATCCGCATTCATCCTCACGATTGGATCGTCGGGAAACTGACCAACCGCTTTACATTCGCGAAAGTGTCGGTACGCCTGGCGATTCTTGTCAGAAAGGGAGTTCTGCCCCCCTGGTGTTCCTTTCGGGCACCCGTCCTTAGTTTGACACAACGGCAGGTGCTTCGGGTGTCGCCGCTGCGGCTCACCTTTAAACTCTTCGATCTCTCCATATCGTTCTGCTCCCGGCTTGTCGTTATACGCCCATTTCAGACAGTGACTACAATCGCGATGAGCAAACTGGGGATAGAGCAAGATCAGCTCCACCCCGGTTTTTAGTTTTTTACCTCTTCCAACTGTTTTTCAGCTGGAGTCTTTGCGCCGTCTGATTCGCCGGATAGTAGTTCATCGAAGTTGAGGTCTTCATCTTCTTTCTGAGAATCGGAATCCTGGTCGTCATCGCTACCCTCGTAGCAAGTCACGATGTTAAACAGGCGGTCTTTCAGCGGCTTCTTAATGCGGCACAGATTGGATGTCGTAATTTTCAGCGGTGTATCACTCAGGTCGCATAAATCCCATTCGACGAGTTGTCGCTTCAACGTTTCGTTGACGATATCACTTTGAGCCTTCGCGGTCTTTTCATAGAAATTGTGCATCAGTGCCCGCACAGCCTCAGGGAGGACGGGGCGAAACTTGAATCGCACCGCCTCGTGAACCCCTTTGGATTCAGCAATGAAACCGTCTTCGGTGTAACCATCTGGAATGAATGCTCTCGACATCTCTGTTTCTCCGTTTTTGTTTCTCTGGTTTTAATTAAGCGTTGTTAAGTTATAGTTCCGGCTTCAGCAGCAAAATCACACTATACGTGTGCATTGGTCACGACAAGACTGGCCGTGCTGCCAACCTTACGGACCATACCCTCTAAAGGAAGCCTCGTCGTCTGTGCTTTCGCAGTGCCTGGCGTGCGCGTCGGGTACTGAACTGTCCCAAGCGTAAATGTCAGGATATCTGTCGCGACTTCCGTATTCGTGAACACGAGCGACCCGCCGGCACCGGCGAGGTCCTGCTTGATCAAATCGATGTTGTCGCTCGACCAGGGGTGGTTTGTGCTCAGGGAAATCACGCGGTCAAGCAGGGGGATGTCGATTCGCGTGAGTGAGTTCTCAAACCGCTCGGTGTCGAGCTGATTCTCGATCGTGAGGCTGAATTCATTGAATTCACGAGTCGCACTCTGCAGCGTCAGCACGCCGTCCTCAAGCCGCCACGGCGATCCCGTTGGCGTGGCGATCGCTGGGAATGTCCCGGCGTTACCCTGGGTCTCTGTTTCCGCTTCAATATCGAGATTGAGCATCAACATCTGGCCTGACGACCCTGAGAACGTAGCACGCGCAACCCGACAGCCGGAGTACGTGTAAACCTTTTGACCGCGATCCACCATCATGACGAATTCCGGTATTGAATCCGCCAGCGCGAAAACATTTGTGCTTTCAGCGGCGCCGAGGATCAGTGGCAGGAACGTATCAAGGGCCAGTCGGTCGCAGGCAAGTTGAAACGACCCACTGCATCGCTTCTGCCCTAAGCGGGTTCGCTCAGAGATATGCTCCATCGTGCCCGTGTTGCCCTGAGTCTCGTCGATCACCTGAGCCTCAACGAGAGACTCCTGCCCGACGTGCTCAATTGGAATCGAGCTAGTGTCAAAGGGCAGGGCAGTGTCAATTGCAATTCGCGTTGTTGTGCCGACTGATGGTTCCGCCATGATTGCGTTCCTTATTAAATTGCATCGATCACGGTGATGACATGCTCGCTGAGCATCTGCATCGCAGTGTTAAATGTTTTATCCGGAATGCCGATGAACGGCCTCGCCGGTACTGTTCCGTCTTTTCTTCCAAACTGATGCACACCGGCGTACTCAACGCTGGTTCCAAATGTCATCGAATCCGCTGTTATTATCTCAATGTGCCCTTGACCATCAGACACCACACTTTGCATTAGTGCCCCGATGTCAATCAATGGGCGTTCCCCTTGGTTGTGTCCCTTCGGACGCCGCCGCTTCAACGGCTCCCACCCTTCGCCGTCCGGCGTCTCACTATTTAAAAATGACTGCGATAAATCTCCTGCGAGAATGTCACTCCACTCCGCCAGCACGCCCGCTGCCTGCGGTTTCTCCAATCGGTCAACTACTCCGTCGAGGAATCCCCCGAACTCTCTGGTGCTAATGGTTCTTGAACTTCCTCCGATTCGTCTTCCCGCAGACATCGCGTAGTATCCCTGATTTGCTTGACCTTGAATCCGGGGAGAGCCATGACTTGCTCGGCACTGAACTCCCGGTTATCCGTACTGATCTGATCGGCGTATAGTTCAATCGCCCTCTCCTCATCGATCAGCTTTCCGTCTTCGTCGACCATTTTGAACCGCAGTCCGCCGTGCGTGTTGGTACTGACCTTCCAGAGGTTTACTTCTTCAGTGACGACTTTCTTCATTAAAACATCCCTCGCGGCTGCCAAACGGTGATATTGAGCAAGATGCCGCCGACGTACAGCATGTGGTTAAACCATGCATTCTCGTCGACGACGTTGTAAAACTTTGTAGTTACGTTGACTGATTCGGCGACCCCGCTTAACCGCTGATTGCGGAATACGTCGCTGATTTTCTGCCTCGACGAAAGATAGCTTTGCCGCGCGGTATCGTTGCCGGAATCCTGATCACCCCCCTTCAGGTAAGCTATCATGACCGGGTAGATTACTTCGTCTCGCTGATTGGTTCCGCCACCGGGCGTGAACTGCTCAGCAGCAGCAGGGCAAACAAAAACGCACGGCAAAGCAAGATCCTGTGTGTCTTGCGGAATCGTTTTGATTAAAACCTGACTGTCAGGAAGCCCGGTAAGGGACAACTCCTGCAGCGTACTCTGAACAGCATTGAGGCAACGCGTGAAAATGTCACCGGCCCCATCGCTGACCCGCGAACGGGTGGGCGTACTGGCTTTCGTGTCGCCACTCAATGTACTCTCGACGTAGAAGTAGTAAAACCCATTATCGAGCGTCACGGAAATCGTGCCATCGCCGACGCGGCTGGTGTGCGTCGTCCAGGTGTTCGTCTTTTGCTGCAGATCAACTTTCTGAGATCGCAGCAGGTTCGTACTGCCCGCACTGCTCCCGCTGACCGACACCGTCGCGGTGCCGTCTTCATTGTCAGTGATCGAAATTTCGGGAGTAGTTGCCATTGATTCTATGTCCGACTCTGACTACACAGGGCCTTGTAACGTGTTCCATAACTGAGCAGCTGGTGATGTTTCACGACCCACGATACGCCCGCCGCGTCGGTGATTACATCGGCGTTTCGAAGCTCACCGGGGTAATTGTCATCTGCTTCGAGCAGGGTAATCGGAAGATGAAAGAACAGATCATTCCCCGTCAAGCGAACCCCCGCCGCCATCGCGGACTCTTCGTCAACGGCGGATCGCTTTGCAATGGCGATGGACACGTCCACATCGGCGACACCGCTACGCTTGAACGTAACGGTCACCGCTTCCTTGTGGTGCCACCCCTTGTAACTATCCGCCATTGACATGATCGACTCCTAACGCGGCATAACCTGTGAGATCACAGTTGCCGTTGGGCCGCCACTCGCTGCAGCATGTCCCAATGCTTCATTGATTCGTGCCAGTTCGTCATACAACCGCTGTACGTACTTGTCTGTGTCCTGTTGCTCACCGTCGATGTTGACAGTGACGTTACTCAAGCTCTGGCCGTCCGGCGTTTGACCCGCCGCCAGAATCGCCGCGATTGCGTTGTATCTCGTCTGAAGATTTTCCGCCGCCGTTGCCATGTCTTGAGCCTCATGATTCGATTCTTAAAACTCCCAACCTCTCCCCGTCAGTGACGATCCCAGACCTTGCCGCCACCGACGGAAAGAGGAGAGAAACGAGGTAGTGTTTAACCACCCGCGACGAGCAAAGCGCCGTCAGGTGTTTTCGAGCAAACTTTCCCGGCTTCATCGACGTAGATCACCTGCTCGCCTTCCGGGGCTGCGTCGACAGGACTGCAGGAGAAACCGTTCTCCGAAGCTGTGACGCCAAAGAAGTCGAAGTAAATCCGCTGTGCTTCGCCAGGGTTGTTCGCCTTGACAAACCGCGTCGGGTTGCTTTTTAAGCTTGCCTGATACAAACCGGTGTCATCGCTGGTCGGCGTCAGGTTCATCTTGCGCAACTCGCCGATTTCAGTCGCTGAATCAACGGCAGCGTCCTTCAGTGCGGCATTCTCCTTTTCGAGTTGATCCAATTTGCCTTCAGCTTCCTTGAGCTTTTGCAGTAGGGCTTCCTGTGCTTCAGCAGCAGCTTTGTCGGCAGCGGCTTTTTCAGCAGCGGCTTTTTCAGCAGCAGCTTTGTCAGCAGCGGCTTTTTCAGCAGCAGCTTTTTCGGCAGCAGCTTTTTCGGCAGCAGCTTTTTCGGCAGCAGCTTTGTCAGCAGCGGCTTTTTCGGCAGCAGCTTTTTCGGCAGCAGCTTTGTCCTGTTGCCCCTCTGGTTTTTTTGCTCCTGCCTGCTTCGCAGCCTCTTTCATCGAGCCGCCTTGATTCTTCTGATTCATAATGTTTCTCTCGTTAAAACTGAAACTTGAAAATCAGCCCGGCAAAACTGAATGCCGGACTGATGGATTAACTACACCGCATCACTGCCAGGCCGGTGATTAACCGGTACACTGAATCACGTAGCGAGGCTCGACAATCGCGGGTACACCCATTTCCGTTGCGAACACACTCAGAACCAGATCGCTGTCGACCATGATGTATGAAGTCGCAGGAGTCTTGGTGACATTCAGCGGGAAATTCTGCATGTACTTGAAGGCTTTTTTGAAGTCGCCGACATACCAGTACTTCTTTGCATCCGCTTCGGCGACACTATTTGCCAGCAGCCGCTGATAGGCAATCGGCGAATTCATCGGATCGCCATTGAATGAACCCTGCGTCGGATTCGCACCAGAGCTGACTACGGCAGCACTGTTGGTACGAGATTCGACAGTCGTGTCACGCACGATCTTATTGGCTGTTAACTTCTTCGTAGGCATGACAAGCAGGTCAAACGGCCCGGTGATTGCAATGCTCTCTCCGGTCTCCTGATCAGTCATGTTCGCGAACAGATTCAAAGCGTTGTCGATGTCGGTCCAGTCGACCAGCTCGTTACTCGCCAGTTTGTTGATCCAGTTACCCGTAGTCAAGTACGTGTTATACGATGTACCGTTGTACTTGTAGGTGTTGGTCAAGCCGAGAAACAGGTCGAGCTGACGCTTTTCTTTTCGCAGACGCAGATTGTAGCCAATATCACCCGCCTGACGCAGGATGTTATTGCCGTTCGGATCGAAGAACACCGCTTCGCGGGTAACATCCATCCCCAATCCATACTTCGCAGTCTTTGGGGTGTCAACCCACCGCTCACCGATCTGAACGCGAGGATGCGGCTGACCAGGTGTCATCTCTTCGGCGACATCTCCAATCAGAGTTGTTCCAGGCATACGCTCCCATCGCTGTGAGGTTGGGATCGTCTCGTAGAGATTGTCGCCAATAAAGGCGGGCTTGTGATACTCTTCGAGAATCTTGACTTCCAACAGGCCGCCGTAGGCAGACCCCCATGCATTCACATTGTGGAACGCACCCGGTTGCACGGCAGTGTTACCGACTGACTCCATCGCAACCGCCGAGCCGGGCGACTCAAGCACGGTACGCGGATTGTAGCCGCCAATACCCAGGATTGCTTCGGACACAACACCCAGCGGGAGTTGCTTCAGTTTAATCGGGGCTTCAGGATTAATGATCGGCTCACCGTTCTCGTTGAGGTTGCGGCGACCACGCTCGTCGGTCAGCCCAATCAGGGCACTGAACTGCCGCGAACCTGCGGCGAGCCCTTCCTGCAGTGCGGCATCGCCGGTCTTACCGACCATGTGCCGCTGATAAATGTTTCTTACACTCTCTACTGTAACTGGCATTTTGAGAAACCTTTCTCTCTTGAAAAGAAATAGAAATCAGTTTCTCGTCGCTTCTTATCTCGTTTCGTCGCGTCGCTGTTTCGATCTTTCGAAGTGAAAAATCAGGGGCTTCAGGTGGCCGCCATCCACCCCCAGCGACGAGGCGCGTTATATCGGTTAAGGGTTAAACTCGGGCACCCTGCAGCATTCGCCACGTGGTCCCGTCGCAGAAGAAGATACCCACTTCATTCTGCGAAACAGTGCCGACGGTCGCCGGAGAATCATCCTTCACGGTGATCGCCTCAGCAGCGTCGGCGGTGTTGTCAATAATGAAACTGTCGCCGTAGCTCAGAGCCTCAGCTGGCAGGGTAACGTCGCGAGCTGCGCCACCTGGATCGAGCACCTGCACGCGAGCGTCGTCAACCGTCAGGGTTTTATTTGCCGTCAGCGTTTCGACATTCGACCCACCGCAGACGAGAGGTCCCTTCGCAGGATTCGCCGCCATGTTGCGGATCTGAGCCGCGATGAACTCGCACTCAACGCGAGTCGTCGCCGATGCGTATCGCTTGGTGACGCGACCGATGGCGAGTGTCGGATCAAGAGTCTTGACGACTTTCTGATTTTCAAGTGCCGTACCGCTGGCAGCTTCGACAGCGGCAACCATGTCGCCTTTTTCGAACGTCGCACTGGTGCAGTCCATAACAGCGATGATATGCGTTGCCAGCGGGAAGTTCGTGTCGGCATCCGTGTCGGTCACAAGTCGTGCATCAAGTGCAAGCCCAGCGAAGTTACGCGCGAAGGCGACTTGATTCTTCAGGGCTGTGCCCTTATCAGCTTGAGATGAAGCAGGCTTTACATCGTCGCTGTCGTGAAACATCAGGTCGTACATGTCGACCGCGATGGTTCCATCGAACGCTGCGTGAGACTCTGTCTCGATGCTTGGCCCGGTGATCTGTGGAGTGGTCATGTTTTCTTATCCTTAAAGAAAATTATGTTTTCGTTTTTTCCGTTTATCTAAAACTGGGCTTGTGCCGTTGTTTTGCGTCGATTAGCGTCGATTAGCCGTTCAACACGTCAGCGGCGATTGACTTCAGGTCCTCTGTCTGCGACTGGGGATGTTGCAGTGATTCCTGTGCAACGGATTGCAGATTCGGCTTTGGCGGTGCAGACCGAGGCAATGACCGACCAGTGCCGGGTGCGATCTGCTTCCAGTCACTGAGCAGGTCAGTCACCTCTGCTTTTTCCTTGGCTCTCGCCAAAACGCTGATGCGAGACTCTGTCACGGGAATCCCGTGGGAGTTCAGCAGCTTCAAGGCTTTGTCTTTACGTTCCGCAAAGGCGAGTTTCTTTTCGAGATTGACCAAACGGCTTTCCAAAGTGACCGTGCCCTGCTGCTCCTTGCGGCTGGCGGATTCTGCAGCCGCCGCAGTTTCGTCAGCGGGAGTGTCGTCAGCCTCGGTCGTTGCAGCAGCGTCAAGGGGGTCGGTGTCATCGGCTTCAGTTGCAGCAGCCATTTCATCTGCGCTGGTTTCATCGGCTTCCGTGGTCACACCAAGCACGGCGGTCACTGCTTTCACCAATGCGGCGTCATCCATTTCGGGATTGTTCAGCACGGCGAGCAATTTCTCGCGAAGCGTTTGAGGTGCGGCGACTCCACCGTCTTCCATTTCCGTTGTTGCAGCGGTTTCATCAGGTTCCAGTACGTCGGCCATTGTGGTTTGGCTCCCTTTTCCTAAAGATTCAAAAAGTCCATGCGTCGTGCCAGGCCGTTCCCCGATCAGATCAACGCTTTCAACGTGGTCAATTTTTACGATTTTCACACTGCCATCAGGAAAAACTTGCGGCGTTGAAAATGCGTAGTGGCTTAATGCGTACGCATCAGGCATCCGTTCGGCAGCCTCGGTCACCATCGCCGTGAGCGGGTGAGCGTCGAGATAATGCAGGTCACCGAACATGCCGGACTCTGTAACGCGAATATTCTTCAGCTGACCAAACTTGTCGGTGAGCTTGCGATCCTTTTGTGACGGCAGCCGCTTGCCGGTCTTGTTGTCATATTCAGATTCGAGGTGATCAACAAAGACGCTGACACCCTCGTACAGCGGAGCGGCGTTCCGCAGACACTCCAGCGTGTAGCTGTAATGATCCTGATCGGAATCTATGCCGAGCACTTCTGGCGAATTGCCACTAACCAGGCCGGCTACCTTGACGCCTTTAATGACGCGGTTCTCACGATCAACCCGCGACACGCCGTCGGCGACGCCGATCAGGGCTGACTGGCTCTCCTGTACGCGACATTGGGTTCCGGGTTGCAATACCGTTGCTGTTGCCATTATGGGTACGCCTCCGAGAAGATGTCGCCGATGATCGTCT
This genomic interval from Gimesia alba contains the following:
- a CDS encoding coiled-coil domain-containing protein; the protein is MIAAAEAERNVAITLQLVSDPRNPSTAKVVRNQVEDVEKIRVKAAKRSKSEMDQVARDEQREREYNLREQIKAAQKEQREKDRLEAKAARDREQARKREEREKAKAAKAEEREHARLEKEKTRKAEREAKQRESIFKREALEIKRYQEKIQRETENAQRQRVDGSRRATEASVGALQGVMDLVEGTAILGLTSEENFEKFAKTFIKIQAGFKAMKGFTELVWKGREAIVALRESQEALRTSQVLLSAAPVPAALAATAAGKATLAGGGSGGGSGIGGFAASVGAEAAGGVISGRMVARRAAKEAAEAAAEKAAQKTAGRVGGGFANEFFGSLVGSMLFNSGAGKAVKGVGRRVLGRVGGATIGGVARGTGRLLFRGGRALIGSGKAALGRLGGTSLAGGGMVALGGALGYGLSELLSYTNSLSTGRKHGSEPPGPQRMGFGNYFKDLFDKPLYNESPTGAFKSTYKAVSDMFSSDEAVEKRQKELDENKIKNQEIRERQRDRLSFRLSQDSAYSGLNRQRIALGPGTDIEKAKKLEIQAAAEVAQAKAAAQENYQKQIDAMNRNEAYNDELRLMHLENVSEKQAQLVDAARSRLDLLKAQNKEHESAVKSAKEQLKAAKEQVTVAEKAVASDRESKLAQFDKLADPQKRNLRSIADKVNRGERLSFREVKQLEETPFGGEIAQKYRAQRSAGDAGTIRALGGFKDAEKNLADARTEENKKRAELSESIRKERESRDAMIVQTNRVKRSMESLSAIVDKVARASAEQAGVEYTPPPVVPQQGAQQVGQRGGSVVGAVNNATDSFVQEHLALIEALKNFKDTNSESFRQLREQLTQQDQRGADYRSVLQGGP
- a CDS encoding phage tail tube protein, with translation MAEPSVGTTTRIAIDTALPFDTSSIPIEHVGQESLVEAQVIDETQGNTGTMEHISERTRLGQKRCSGSFQLACDRLALDTFLPLILGAAESTNVFALADSIPEFVMMVDRGQKVYTYSGCRVARATFSGSSGQMLMLNLDIEAETETQGNAGTFPAIATPTGSPWRLEDGVLTLQSATREFNEFSLTIENQLDTERFENSLTRIDIPLLDRVISLSTNHPWSSDNIDLIKQDLAGAGGSLVFTNTEVATDILTFTLGTVQYPTRTPGTAKAQTTRLPLEGMVRKVGSTASLVVTNAHV
- a CDS encoding phage virion morphogenesis protein, encoding MEKPQAAGVLAEWSDILAGDLSQSFLNSETPDGEGWEPLKRRRPKGHNQGERPLIDIGALMQSVVSDGQGHIEIITADSMTFGTSVEYAGVHQFGRKDGTVPARPFIGIPDKTFNTAMQMLSEHVITVIDAI
- a CDS encoding phage major capsid protein; the protein is MPVTVESVRNIYQRHMVGKTGDAALQEGLAAGSRQFSALIGLTDERGRRNLNENGEPIINPEAPIKLKQLPLGVVSEAILGIGGYNPRTVLESPGSAVAMESVGNTAVQPGAFHNVNAWGSAYGGLLEVKILEEYHKPAFIGDNLYETIPTSQRWERMPGTTLIGDVAEEMTPGQPHPRVQIGERWVDTPKTAKYGLGMDVTREAVFFDPNGNNILRQAGDIGYNLRLRKEKRQLDLFLGLTNTYKYNGTSYNTYLTTGNWINKLASNELVDWTDIDNALNLFANMTDQETGESIAITGPFDLLVMPTKKLTANKIVRDTTVESRTNSAAVVSSGANPTQGSFNGDPMNSPIAYQRLLANSVAEADAKKYWYVGDFKKAFKYMQNFPLNVTKTPATSYIMVDSDLVLSVFATEMGVPAIVEPRYVIQCTG